Proteins co-encoded in one Plasmodium sp. gorilla clade G2 genome assembly, chromosome: 9 genomic window:
- a CDS encoding dihydrouridine synthase, putative: protein MQKKLSSLYVIIYILLLILKLNHGNSKLNYNKRYTHGRVYNNIVHKLNHQYNKKRNKKEKENKYIHNNNIILPSSIIKGRNIYISQPNKQYTYCNNKNNNYYNKKNRKKRCYIKKKNYKNLYYYIYLFNTSTNRRFLQKKKKNIYNNRYKKILKCSNMSILSEKNIENVISPCEKKYKLEDIISNGINYDYRQINEKNTTPFIQVAPMINVTNRHFRAMVRIITKRAQLWTEMIVDNTLLYNLNNLEEHLGFDINEHPIVCQLGGCDLNSMSEAAILVEQAGYDEININVGCPSTKVANKGAFGASLMKNPEQVRNIVYEIKKKVQIPVSVKIRTGVDNYDSFEFLKTFIETVSSVGCNHFIVHARKAWLKGLDPKQNRKIPPLEYYKVYDLCKLYPHLKFTLNGGIQTIEEAIALLNGYIPQNNNNNNNTNDTSNYIQIHNYNINPLNGVMIGRACMENITVLSQTDKLVYNQEIPSTAYSRRTILEAYKKYLEKNSLFYNLSSSFELLKPVLGILKGMPGHRIFRNKLDTYIRNYTSTLPCSEILQKAIADVDNIAPGCLDLPLHDYQQQKEYIKNY from the coding sequence ATGCAAAAAAAGCTTTCTTCTCTATATGtgattatatacattttgttattaatattaaaattaaatcatGGTAATTCCAAATTAAATTACAATAAAAGATATACTCATGGAAGagtatataacaatatagtACATAAGCTAAATcatcaatataataaaaaaagaaacaaaaaggaaaaagaaaataaatatatacataataataatattatactaCCGTCTAGTATTATTAAaggaagaaatatatatatatcacagCCTAATAAGCAATATActtattgtaataataagaataataattattataataaaaagaatagaaaaaaaaggtgctatattaaaaaaaaaaattataaaaatttatattattacatttatttatttaatacaaGTACCAATCGAAggtttttacaaaaaaaaaaaaaaaatatatataataatagatataaaaagatattaaaaTGTAGCAATATGTCAATATtatcagaaaaaaatatagaaaatgttatatctccttgtgaaaaaaaatataaattagaaGACATCATATCAAACGGAATAAATTATGATTATAgacaaataaatgaaaaaaatacaacACCTTTTATTCAAGTAGCACCTATGATAAATGTAACAAATAGACATTTTCGAGCTATGGTTCGTATCATTACTAAGAGAGCACAATTGTGGACTGAAATGATTGTAgataatacattattatataatttaaataatttagaaGAACATCTAGGTTTTGATATTAATGAACATCCTATTGTTTGTCAATTAGGTGGTTGTGATTTGAATTCCATGTCAGAAGCTGCTATTTTAGTAGAACAAGCTGGTtatgatgaaataaatattaatgttGGATGTCCAAGTACTAAAGTTGCTAATAAAGGTGCTTTTGGTGCTTCATTAATGAAAAATCCTGAACAAGTCAGAAATATTGTATATGAAATTAAGAAAAAGGTACAAATACCTGTAAGTGTGAAAATTAGGACAGGAGTAGATAATTATGATTcttttgaatttttaaaaacatttatTGAAACAGTTTCTTCAGTTGGATGTAATCATTTTATTGTACATGCAAGAAAAGCATGGTTAAAAGGATTAGATCCAAAACAAAATCGAAAAATACCACCTCtagaatattataaagtaTATGATTTATGTAAATTATATCCTCATTTGAAATTTACTTTAAATGGAGGTATTCAAACAATAGAAGAAGCAATAGCTTTATTAAATGGTTATATaccacaaaataataataataataataatactaatgATACatcaaattatatacaaattcATAACTATAATATCAACCCTTTAAATGGTGTTATGATAGGAAGAGCATGTATGGAAAATATTACTGTATTATCACAAACAGATAAATTAGTTTATAATCAAGAAATTCCATCTACAGCTTATAGTAGAAGAACAATATTAGAAGCATATAAAAAgtatttagaaaaaaattccTTATTTTATAATCTTTCTAGttcatttgaattattaaaacCTGTACTAGGAATATTAAAAGGAATGCCTGGTCATAGAATCTTTAGAAATAAActtgatacatatataagaaattataCATCTACATTACCATGTTCAGAAATATTACAAAAGGCTATAGCTGATGTTGATAATATAGCACCTGGATGTTTGGATCTTCCTTTACATGATTACCAACAACAAAAGGAGtacattaaaaattattaa
- a CDS encoding eukaryotic translation initiation factor 3 subunit 5, putative — translation MSINRYNYKTMNSLLKDKTPQHFDILPHTTIKCIIHPSVIFTILDAYLRRDEDQTHVIGTLMGSVIDTNLVEISDCFVDKHSLNEGGFLQIIKDHHETMYELKQKIRPRDQVVGWFCSGSELSELSCAVHGWFKEYNSISKFYPHTPLNEPIHLLVDASLESGFLNIKAYVQLPISLVKDYFVHFHEIQTELLPCNVERADVLSVKENIHSIKDIHTNNLEHNNNNTQIDMNELSLKKLLIMLKQCKSYVQDVIDHKKKGNISVGRYLHKVLSNDTFLTLEKFDSINESVLQDNLMISYLSNLANLQFLIAEKLNASSLQ, via the exons atgagtaTTAATCGATACAATTATAAAACAATGAATAGTTTATTGAAGGATAAAACTCCTCAACATTTTGACATCTTACCACATACGActataaaatgtattattcATCCTTCTGTTATTTTTACAATCTTAGATGCATATTTAAGAAGAGATGAAGACCAAACACATGTGATAGGAACATTAATGGGTTCAGTGATTGATACAAATTTGGTTGAAATTTCGGATTGTTTTGTTGATAAACATTCATTAAATGAAGga ggatttttacaaataattAAAGATCATCATGAAACTATGTATGAGTTGAAGCAGAAAATACGTCCAAGAGATCAAGTTGTTGGATGGTTTTGTTCAGGCTCGGAGTTATCTGAACTTTCTTGTGCTGTACATGGATGGTTCAAAGAATACAATTCGATATCAAAATTTTATCCACATACTCCTTTGAATGAACCTATACATTTATTAGTTGATGCTAGTTTAGAAAGTggttttttaaatattaaagcATATGTTCAATTACCTATATCCTTAGTTAAggattattttgttcatttccATGAGATTCAAACAGAATTATTACCTTGTAATGTTGAAAGAGCTGATGTTTTATCagttaaagaaaatatacattCAATTAAGGATATTCATACAAATAATTtagaacataataataacaatactCAAATAGATATGAATGAattatcattaaaaaaattattaatcaTGTTAAAACAATGTAAATCATATGTTCAAGATGTTATTGATCACAAAAAGAAAGGAAATATTAGTGTTGGAAGATATTTACATAAAGTTTTATCAAACGATACTTTCCTAACCTTAGAAAAATTTGATTCAATAAATGAAAGTGTGTTACAAGATAATTTAATGATTTCCTACTTATCAAATTTGGCAAATTTACAATTCTTAATTGCAGAAAAGTTAAACGCATCATCTTTGCAAtga
- a CDS encoding ATP-dependent DNA helicase Q1, whose translation MNEDAIKNLNKCSSEKKKEEDLNSCNLLEYYKRKYSSIDIEKANLILKEQFMIPQFRDKQLECLNSIKRFEHVLNIMPTGGGKSLIYQIMPLIIDGISIVISPLISLIQDQIISLRNKKIVAETINSSLNKKENERILDILKSQNLGNLKVLYITPETATSDYFIDILYNLYINKKISLISIDEVHCISTWGSDFRKSYRNLNKLLDISPYVRTYCCTATATKFVEKDIIRNLNFNQINKDCDNNIISNNINDNNKYDDHNNNCKILNIVRTSFNRPNLKYIIVYNDLIKDDKKTSVCDIINEKRNKGKIGIIYCFKRNTCDEISKYLREKGIQALSYHAGLTNSTRKRIQQKWISGKTNILVATIAFGMGIDRKDVSFIIHYNLPKSIENYYQESGRCGRSGHISFCYLFYSKEDVEKLSYIIKTSFAHLDMHDKNIEKKYEKEIYNLECVHNLCMNEKCIRSQILSYFGEKYPNKDIQKNNNSDHTKDNLTDDEHFCCSFCYDTKGSRLKIQNVINLYENKKVNNISQFYSKGITHGYNYKYTNNGKHKLYDDDTYHSPSGEELQEMSNTNNYNKYDDKKLEEGIYKLNNKKIKGYVPFQSASSIIPKQIRDKGIVEVMKELERREDELNEKTKNDEEQHKVNKMNLFKPNSMNVKRKHVFSSFKIPRKI comes from the coding sequence atgaacgAGGATGctataaaaaatttgaataAATGTTCTagtgaaaagaaaaaagaggAAGACCTCAATTCTTGTAATTTACTAGAATAttacaaaagaaaatattcatCCATAGATATTGAGAAAGCTAACTTAATATTGAAAGAACAATTTATGATACCTCAATTTAGAGATAAACAATTAGAATGTTTAAATTCTATAAAAAGGTTTGAAcatgtattaaatattatgcCAACAGGTGGTGGTAAATCAttaatttatcaaataatgCCTTTAATTATAGATGGTATAAGTATTGTAATAAGTCCTTTAATATCTTTAATACAAGATCAAATAATATctttaagaaataaaaaaattgtagCAGAAACTATTAATAgttctttaaataaaaaagaaaatgaaagaatattagatattttaaaaagcCAAAACTTGGGAAATTTAAaggttttatatattacaccAGAGACAGCAACAAGTGATTattttatagatatattatataatctttatataaataaaaaaatctcTCTTATTTCCATTGACGAAGTACATTGTATAAGTACATGGGGTTCTGATTTTAGAAAATCATATAGAAATTTAAATAAGCTTCTTGACATTAGCCCTTATGTAAGAACATATTGTTGTACTGCCACAGCAACGAAATTTGTAGAAAAGGATATAATAAGAAACTTAAATTttaatcaaataaataaagattgtgataataatataattagtaataatataaatgataataacaaatatgatgatcataataataattgtaaaaTACTTAACATTGTTAGAACCTCATTCAACAGACccaatttaaaatatattattgtttataACGATTTAATTAAAGATGACAAAAAAACAAGTGTGTGcgatattataaatgaaaaacgaaataaaggaaaaattggtattatatattgttttaaaagaaatacatGTGATGAAATTTCTAAATATTTAAGAGAAAAAGGTATACAAGCTTTAAGTTATCATGCTGGATTAACAAATAGTACAAGAAAAAGAATACAACAGAAATGGATATCTGGCAAGACAAATATTTTAGTAGCTACCATTGCATTCGGTATGGGTATTGATAGAAAAGAtgtatcatttattatacattataACTTACCAAAGAGTatagaaaattattatcaagaATCTGGTAGATGTGGAAGAAGTGGACATATATCCTTttgttatttgttttattcaaAAGAAGATGTAGAGAAATtgtcatatataattaaaacaaGTTTTGCTCATTTAGATATgcatgataaaaatatagaaaaaaaatatgaaaaagaaatttataaTCTAGAATGTGTTCACAACTTATGTATGAATGAAAAATGTATACGTTCTCAAATTTTGTCTTATTTTGGAGAAAAATATCcaaataaagatatacaaaaaaataataattctgaTCATACTAAAGATAATTTGACAGATGATGAACATTTCTGTTGTTCATTTTGTTATGACACTAAAGGTTCAAGACTTAAAATTCAAAACGTAATCAACTTATATGAgaataaaaaagtaaataatatatcacaaTTTTATAGTAAGGGTATCACACAtggatataattataaatataccaATAATGGAAAACATAAGTTATATGATGACGACACATATCATAGCCCCTCGGGCGAAGAATTACAGGAAATGAGCAACactaataattataataaatatgatgataaaaaattagaagaaggaatatataaattaaataataaaaaaattaaaggatATGTACCTTTTCAGAGTGCATCTTCTATTATTCCTAAACAAATTCGAGATAAAGGAATTGTGGAAGTAATGAAAGAATTAGAAAGAAGAGAAGatgaattaaatgaaaaaacaaaaaatgatGAGGAACAACATaaagtaaataaaatgaatttattCAAACCTAATTCTATGAATGTAAAGAGGAAGCatgtattttcttcatttaaaatTCCAAGGAAAATTTGA
- a CDS encoding gamma-glutamylcysteine synthetase, producing the protein MGFLKIGTPLSWDDVQDVKSLIRLYGILQFVHVYKLNKDRYDENIMFGDEIEYIIIRNDESLKESSALLCASDLIDEMMNLESVIDCQYGSHWTPEYSSFTIEGTPSVPFKLDINSSCFIEDCMRIRRSKLNNVLSAVQGARAITLPCFPNVLLNNSVLMARRITGQENIKKKFDSKTKVEFEENPTVKEKSHNSNNNILKTINNKNNESKIIDNLSVQNKISCIEMVSYEVDENKSTNFVNSDTAFAKNDEEEEEHQDIQQQQQQHQQDLQDIYDDETEDKNKDKMNTPRSCNDNSNTQDIFISSLKKTDSFFECEVFKPEQTNLYSKSSLITDMTISPHARYVTLTQNIRKRRGTKIVSFNPIYKDINTEKMDHWKLSLDCNDKRLFKKVKKKLILDEHLIWNKSMTNIKSRHIKNKNIKNDIQNMSNVTFSLTNREEKNDENNLMDTVLKNSLFTNMDDEDDYIYVYDRKFIQEYSEKCNNPIKNYVYLDAMFFGMSMCCQQLTMSFPTVNDAKYVYDQLAVIAPLFLALTACTPYLGGFLTETDTRWRVISNSVDCRTEEELSYICKPRYSGISLYISNELPLKRNYYFYNDVDVILDKNVYDKLKKENVDEYLARHIASLFVRDPIVVFEGSYSEQDIATIEKKIKEYSNDEQKSKSNVEESSKGLLCNDERNKNDGCLKQMNKHNDNFNINNFNTEYKNRKDINMNKIYLSDNFEFIEDYEEKVLSSHQHFENFQSTNWNSVRFKPPPILDNHFKGPSSIGWRVEFRTPDIQITDFENSCVVTLVMLLSKFILKERLNLYIPMSLLEENLFRASKREALIKEKFYFRKDLNYDTLNNEYEEKSIYDIFFNEKNGLFFLCYKYIDELFKEGLLNQSAKNKIDEYIEFVKQRCSGKICTGAMYLRNFILNHPAYEKNSYINSKINYDICKLIADIGKGLIIPQELLGVFVDPYKERIKSDIRQINESQYLKSLAYKYISGEDYTQYLLLSEVLKNDQDYYTCTRRTIYEESMDNKVEFAKKMYELSA; encoded by the coding sequence atgggatttttaaaaattggaACGCCATTAAGCTGGGATGATGTGCAAGATGTGAAATCTTTAATTAGATTATATGGTATATTACAGTTTgtacatgtatataaattaaataaagaccgttatgatgaaaatataatgttTGGTGATGAgattgaatatataataataagaaatgaTGAATCTTTAAAAGAATCTTCTGCCTTATTATGTGCTTCTGATTTAATAGATGAAATGATGAATTTAGAAAGTGTTATTGATTGTCAATATGGTTCCCATTGGACTCCAGAATATTCTTCTTTTACTATAGAAGGTACTCCATCTGTACCATTTAAATTAGATATAAATTCTTCATGTTTTATTGAAGATTGTATGAGAATTAGAAGaagtaaattaaataatgttCTTAGTGCCGTTCAAGGGGCAAGAGCTATTACACTTCCGTGCTTTCCAAAtgttcttttaaataatagtGTTCTTATGGCTAGAAGAATTACTGgtcaagaaaatataaaaaagaaatttgaCTCAAAAACTAAAGTCGAATTTGAGGAAAATCCTACAGTTAAAGAAAAAAGtcataattcaaataataatatattgaaaacaattaataataaaaacaatgaATCTAAAATTATTGATAATTTATCTGTTCAAAATAAAATCTCATGTATTGAAATGGTATCCTATGAAgtagatgaaaataaatctaCCAATTTTGTTAATTCAGATACTGCATTTGCAAAAAATGacgaagaagaagaagaacatCAAGATatacaacaacaacaacaacaacatcAACAGGATTTAcaagatatatatgatgatgaaacagaagataaaaataaagataagaTGAATACACCAAGAAGCTGTAATGATAATTCAAATACAcaagatatttttattagctcattaaaaaaaacagatTCATTTTTCGAATGCGAAGTTTTTAAACCTGAACAAACAAATTTATATAGTAAGAGCTCACTTATTACAGATATGACTATAAGTCCTCATGCAAGATATGTTACCTTAACACAAAATATAAGGAAAAGAAGAGGAACCAAAATCGTATCTTTTAATcctatatataaagatattaatACCGAAAAAATGGATCATTGGAAATTGTCACTTGATTGTAATGATAAAagactttttaaaaaagttaAGAAAAAACTCATATTAGATGAACACTTAATATGGAATAAATCTATGACAAACATAAAGAGTagacatataaaaaataaaaatataaaaaatgacatACAAAACATGTCTAATGTCACATTTAGTTTGACAAATAGAGAAGAAAAGAATGATGAAAACAATCTTATGGATACCGTTTTGAAAAATAGTTTATTTACTAATAtggatgatgaagatgattatatttatgtttatgatAGAAAATTTATACAAGAATATTcagaaaaatgtaataatccAATTAAgaattatgtttatttagaTGCCATGTTTTTTGGTATGAGTATGTGTTGTCAACAATTAACCATGTCATTTCCAACTGTTAATGATgcaaaatatgtatatgatcAGCTAGCTGTTATTGCACCACTTTTCCTTGCTCTCACTGCATGTACTCCATATTTAGGTGGGTTCCTAACCGAAACAGATACAAGATGGAGAGTAATATCTAATAGTGTCGATTGTAGAACAGAAGAAGAATTGTCATATATATGCAAACCAAGATATTCAGgaatatctttatatatatcgaATGAGTTGccattaaaaagaaattactATTTTTATAACGATGTGGATGTAATACTTGACAAAAATGTGTATGACAAAttgaaaaaggaaaatgtGGATGAATATTTAGCTAGACATATAGCCTCTTTATTTGTAAGAGACCCAATTGTTGTATTTGAAGGTTCTTATAGTGAACAGGACATTGCTACGATtgagaagaaaataaaggaaTATTCAAATGATGAGCAAAAATCTAAAAGTAATGTAGAAGAATCATCAAAAGGTTTGCTATGCAATGATGAAAGGAATAAGAATGATGGTTGTTtaaaacaaatgaataaACACAATGATAatttcaatataaataatttcaatACTGAATATAAGAATagaaaagatataaatatgaataagatatatttaaGTGACAATTTTGAATTTATAGAAGATTATGAAGAAAAGGTATTATCATCTCATCAACATTTTGAAAATTTTCAAAGTACGAATTGGAACAGTGTACGTTTTAAACCACCTCCAATTCTTGATAATCATTTTAAAGGACCAAGTTCAATTGGATGGAGAGTTGAATTTAGAACACCTGATATTCAAATTACAGATTTTGAAAATTCATGTGTTGTTACATTAGTTATGTTATTatctaaatttatattaaaagaaagattaaatttatatatcccTATGTCATTGTTAgaagaaaatttatttaGAGCTTCTAAAAGAGAAGctttaataaaagaaaaattttatttccGTAAGGATCTAAATTATGATACATTGaataatgaatatgaagaaaaaagtatatatgatatattttttaatgaaaagaatggattatttttcttatgttacaaatatattgatGAGTTATTTAAAGAAGGATTATTAAATCAATCagctaaaaataaaatagatgaATATATTGAATTTGTTAAACAAAGATGTAGTGGTAAAATATGTACAGGTGCTATGTATTTaagaaattttatattaaatcatCCAgcttatgaaaaaaattcatatataaatagtaaaattaattatgatatatgtaaattaatAGCTGATATAGGCAAGGGATTAATTATACCACAAGAATTATTAGGTGTTTTTGTAGATCCATATaaagaaagaataaaaaGTGATATAAGGCAAATCAATGAAAGTCAATATTTGAAATCATtggcatataaatatatttctggAGAGGATTACACTCAATACTTACTTCTTAGTGAAGTACTCAAAAATGACCAAGATTATTATACATGTACTCGACGTACAATATATGAGGAATCGATGGATAATAAAGTGGAGTTTGCAAAAAAAATGTACGAATTGAGTGCataa
- a CDS encoding cytochrome b5-like heme/steroid binding protein, putative: MKENDKYKLNVLSVENTSSDDSLKNKRKTRKETNPLGYIALSEELKNDIAKPDKPITKEEVAKHNKKDDAWVIYKNKVYEVTHYLKHHPGGKRILLGKSGKDVTKYVNKMHPWVNVEEILKHSFIGYLEE, from the exons atGAAAGAA AATGATAAGTACAAGCTGAATGTATTAAGTGTCGAAAATACAAGCTCGGAtgattctttaaaaaataaacgaAAAACGCGAAAGG aaactAATCCATTAGGTTATATTGCTTTGTCTGAAGAACTTAAAAATGATATCGCAAAACCAGATAAACCAATAACAAAAGAAGAG GTAGctaaacataataaaaaagatgatgCTTGggtaatttataaaaataaagtataTGAAGTTACCCATTATCTTAAACATCACCCGGGAg gAAAAAGAATTTTATTAGGTAAATCCGGAAAAGATGTCACCAAATATGTTAATAAGATGCATCCTTGGGTTAATGTAGAAGAAATTTTAAAACATTCATTTATTG GATATTTAgaagaataa
- a CDS encoding secreted acid phosphatase, producing the protein MNNCKTTFNIFFFVLFFITIYEIKCQLRFASLGDWGKDTKGQILNAKYFKQYIKNERVTFIVSPGSNFIDGVKGLNDPAWKNLYEDVYSEEKGDMYMPFFTVLGTRDWTGNYNAQLLKGQGIYIEKNGETSIEKDADATNYPKWIMPNYWYHYFTHFTVSSGPSIVKTGHKDLAAAFIFIDTWVLSSNFPYKKIHEKAWNDLKSQLSVAKKIADFIIVVGDQPIYSSGYSRGNSYLAYYLLPLLKEAQVDLYISGHDNNMEVIEDNDMAHVTCGSGSMSQGKSGMKNSKSLFFSSDIGFCVHELSNNGIVTKFISSKKGEVIYTHKLNIKKKKSLDKVNALQHFAALPKVEFTDVPSSGPMGNKDTFVRVVGTIGILIGSLIVFIGASSFLSKNMK; encoded by the coding sequence atgaataattgtAAAACCAcgttcaatatatttttttttgtcttgtTCTTTATAACCatttatgaaataaaatgtCAACTACGCTTTGCGTCTTTGGGTGATTGGGGTAAGGATACAAAAGGTCAGATATTGAATGCAAAGTATTTTAAgcaatatataaagaatgaaAGAGTAACATTTATAGTTAGTCCAGGATCTAATTTCATTGATGGAGTTAAAGGTTTAAATGATCCAGCATggaaaaatttatatgaagATGTTTATTCAGAAGAGAAAGGAGATATGTACATGCCATTTTTTACAGTATTAGGTACAAGAGATTGGACAGGAAATTATAATGCTCAATTATTAAAAGGTcaaggtatatatatagaaaagaaTGGTGAAACATCTATTGAAAAAGATGCAGATGCTACTAATTATCCAAAATGGATTATGCCAAATTATTGGTATCATTATTTTACACATTTTACAGTATCAAGTGGACCTTCAATAGTTAAGACTGGACATAAAGATTTAGCTGCtgcatttatttttattgataCATGGGTTTTATCATCTAATTTCCCATATAAGAAAATTCATGAAAAAGCTTGGAATGATTTAAAATCTCAATTATCTGTTGCGAAAAAAATTGCTGATTTTATAATAGTTGTTGGAGATCAACCTATTTATTCATCTGGTTATTCTAGAGGTAATTCCTATTTagcttattatttattacctTTATTAAAAGAAGCACAAGTAGACTTATATATATCTGgacatgataataatatggaagtCATTGAAGATAATGATATGGCTCATGTTACATGTGGATCTGGTTCTATGTCTCAAGGAAAATCAGGCATGAAAAATTCAAAATCACTCTTCTTTAGTAGTGATATCGGTTTTTGCGTACATGAGTTATCAAATAATGGTATAGTCACAAAATTTATCAGTAGTAAAAAAGGAGaagttatatatacacacaaaCTTAAtatcaagaaaaaaaaatcattagATAAAGTTAATGCCTTACAACACTTTGCTGCATTACCCAAAGTCGAATTCACAGATGTCCCTTCAAGTGGACCCATGGGAAATAAAGATACCTTTGTTAGAGTTGTAGGAACCATTGGTATTCTTATAGGCTCCTTAATTGTTTTTATTGGTGCATCCtcttttttatcaaaaaatatgaaataa
- a CDS encoding 50S ribosomal protein L3, apicoplast, putative — protein MPLFFLYSLLIYLTLFQCIRNYKLLSTLQLSNKALVGNYVGSNLSYTSWLGEKKNINNRRTFEINMIKKFINARDPCEPQDHLKDIPYKDELDRIQIRGKKIEMKSIFSPQGELIPATLIEIMPNVIYRFLDFGKVGIAYGKPLDESRWILKPEIGQIAKVGCNFKNTCSLTLTPPQNFVLGQIIDVSYLYNYKYVNVRGLSKGKGFSGVIKRWGFKRGPMTHGSGHHRKPGSIGASTHIGRVLKGKKMPGKHGNKYRTMINLKLLGLNLERNEILVSGCIPGNRNSYVTVTATRDNKVNKYKYILDMLYKQEKNVK, from the exons ATGCCTTTATTCTTTCTTTATTCACTTTTAATTTACTTGACACTTTTTCAATGTATACGTAATTACAAACTTTTAAGTACATTACAATTATCCAATAaag CATTAGTTGGTAACTATGTGGGTAGTAATTTGAGTTATACGAGTTGGCtgggggaaaaaaaaaat atAAATAATAGGAGAACGtttgaaataaatatgataaaaaaatttattaatgcACGGGATCCTTGTGAACCTCAAGACCACTTGAAAGATATCCCATATAAGGACGAATTGGATAGG ATTCAAATAAGAgggaaaaaaatagaaatgaaATCCATATTTTCACCACAAGGAGAATTAATACCTGCTACATTAATTGAAATAATGCCGAACGTTATTTATCGATTTTTAGATTTTGGTAAAGTAGGTATAGCATATGGAAAACCATTAGATGAGAGTCGATGGATTTTAAAACCAGAAATAGGTCAGATAGCTAAAGTTGGttgtaattttaaaaatacatgTAGCTTAACATTAACCCCTCCACAAAATTTTGTATTAGGACAAATTATTGAtgtttcttatttatataattataaatatgtaaatgtaAGAGGTTTATCTAAAGGAAAGGGTTTCAGTGGTGTCATAAAAAGATGGGGATTCAAGAG AGGTCCTATGACTCATGGAAGTGGTCATCATAGAAAGCCAGGGTCCATTGGTGCTTCTACCCATATAGGACGAGttttaaaaggaaaaaaaatgcCAGGTAAACATGGAAACAAATATAGAACTATGATTAATTTGAAATTGCTAGGATTAAATTTAGAAAGAAATGAAATTCTAGTAAGTGGATGTATTCCAGGTAATAGAAACTCTTATGTTACCGTAACAGCAACGAGGGATAACAaagttaataaatataagtatatattggATATGCTATATAAACAAGAGAAAAATGTCAAATAA